In a genomic window of Paracoccaceae bacterium:
- a CDS encoding c-type cytochrome: MKFLLASCAFVLAPPAAADFDAASYPPYETCALCHGLFGQSRTAKFPHLAGQKPAYLRAQLDAFLAGERSNDGGQMVSIVTELKPEDFEVVVKWFSEQDPPAPSSVPTHTVGKELTSEAGCLTCHGEGGAEDVPHLTAQHAGYLAKQMHDFRDGARTHGAAADLHRQVFQSMDDGIDQIAAYLSSLERSP, encoded by the coding sequence GTGAAATTTCTGCTCGCCTCATGTGCGTTCGTTTTGGCGCCGCCTGCTGCAGCCGATTTCGATGCGGCCAGCTATCCCCCCTATGAGACTTGTGCGTTGTGCCATGGATTGTTCGGGCAATCACGGACAGCGAAGTTCCCACACCTTGCCGGACAGAAACCAGCCTACCTGCGTGCCCAACTCGATGCGTTCCTTGCCGGTGAGCGTTCCAACGACGGCGGCCAGATGGTGAGCATCGTGACAGAGCTCAAACCAGAGGATTTTGAAGTGGTGGTCAAATGGTTTTCGGAGCAAGACCCGCCCGCGCCATCATCCGTGCCCACTCATACTGTCGGCAAAGAGCTTACTAGTGAGGCCGGATGCCTGACGTGTCATGGCGAAGGTGGTGCAGAGGACGTGCCACACCTGACGGCCCAGCACGCCGGATATCTGGCGAAACAAATGCACGACTTCCGCGACGGAGCGCGCACACATGGCGCGGCGGCTGATCTGCACCGGCAAGTCTTTCAATCAATGGACGATGGCATCGATCAAATCGCCGCCTACTTGTCTTCGCTGGAAAGGTCCCCATGA